The following are encoded in a window of Gossypium raimondii isolate GPD5lz chromosome 13, ASM2569854v1, whole genome shotgun sequence genomic DNA:
- the LOC105783803 gene encoding phosphoinositide phospholipase C 5 isoform X3, producing MGTYRMCGCFTRKFKIIEAAPPPDVIAAFEKCAEGGPQMTAEQLHRFLVDAQGQGGAKVSDTEEILLQGLQKRHHMAKFRKHALTLDDFHHYLFSANLNLPIDNKASLAFTSLVIAAIPTLF from the exons ATGGGGACTTATAGGATGTGCGGGTGCTTTACTAGGAAGTTCAAAATCATTGAGGCGGCACCACCACCGGATGTTATAGCTGCATTCGAGAAGTGCGCCGAAGGTGGGCCTCAAATGACGGCAGAGCAGTTGCATAGGTTCTTGGTGGATGCGCAGGGGCAAGGCGGTGCGAAGGTCTCCGACACGGAAGAGATTCTGCTGCAGGGTCTGCAGAAACGACACCATATGGCGAAGTTCAGAAAACACGCACTGACCCTCGACGATTTCCATCATTACTTGTTTTCTGCAAATCTAAATCTACCAATTGATAATAAG GCTTCTTTGGCGTTTACAAGCCTGGTCATTGCAGCTATTCCTACACTGTTT TAG
- the LOC105783803 gene encoding phosphoinositide phospholipase C 5 isoform X1, protein MGTYRMCGCFTRKFKIIEAAPPPDVIAAFEKCAEGGPQMTAEQLHRFLVDAQGQGGAKVSDTEEILLQGLQKRHHMAKFRKHALTLDDFHHYLFSANLNLPIDNKASLAFTSLVIAAIPTLFSHLCLIMTMKMMKGEH, encoded by the exons ATGGGGACTTATAGGATGTGCGGGTGCTTTACTAGGAAGTTCAAAATCATTGAGGCGGCACCACCACCGGATGTTATAGCTGCATTCGAGAAGTGCGCCGAAGGTGGGCCTCAAATGACGGCAGAGCAGTTGCATAGGTTCTTGGTGGATGCGCAGGGGCAAGGCGGTGCGAAGGTCTCCGACACGGAAGAGATTCTGCTGCAGGGTCTGCAGAAACGACACCATATGGCGAAGTTCAGAAAACACGCACTGACCCTCGACGATTTCCATCATTACTTGTTTTCTGCAAATCTAAATCTACCAATTGATAATAAG GCTTCTTTGGCGTTTACAAGCCTGGTCATTGCAGCTATTCCTACACTGTTT AGTCACTTGTGCCTTATAATGacgatgaagatgatgaaaggAGAGCATTGA
- the LOC105783803 gene encoding phosphoinositide phospholipase C 5 isoform X2 yields the protein MGTYRMCGCFTRKFKIIEAAPPPDVIAAFEKCAEGGPQMTAEQLHRFLVDAQGQGGAKVSDTEEILLQGLQKRHHMAKFRKHALTLDDFHHYLFSANLNLPIDNKASLAFTSLVIAAIPTLF from the exons ATGGGGACTTATAGGATGTGCGGGTGCTTTACTAGGAAGTTCAAAATCATTGAGGCGGCACCACCACCGGATGTTATAGCTGCATTCGAGAAGTGCGCCGAAGGTGGGCCTCAAATGACGGCAGAGCAGTTGCATAGGTTCTTGGTGGATGCGCAGGGGCAAGGCGGTGCGAAGGTCTCCGACACGGAAGAGATTCTGCTGCAGGGTCTGCAGAAACGACACCATATGGCGAAGTTCAGAAAACACGCACTGACCCTCGACGATTTCCATCATTACTTGTTTTCTGCAAATCTAAATCTACCAATTGATAATAAG GCTTCTTTGGCGTTTACAAGCCTGGTCATTGCAGCTATTCCTACACTGTTT tga